In Papaver somniferum cultivar HN1 chromosome 1, ASM357369v1, whole genome shotgun sequence, a genomic segment contains:
- the LOC113360786 gene encoding F-box/kelch-repeat protein At3g06240-like: protein MGSCNGLICMGNQLGSICIWNPETGESKVKPISEWKFYTESHYDVRYGFGYDCRLDDYKLVRIAAALHWASSVKAINSNVIVSFDVTSETFVEFVYPEEHRLAQQGKYDFVGLLEDRLCLIVFHGIVRRNGIWVMPYTDIWVMQYYGVRESWTKQFSLTAHTFFDVDPLKLA, encoded by the exons ATGGGCTCTTGCAATGGTTTGATTTGCATGGGAAACCAATTAGGTAGCATTTGTATCTGGAACCCGGAAACGGGTGAGAGTAAGGTAAAACCGATATCAGAATGGAAATTTTATACAGAATCACATTATGATGTTAGATATGGGTTCGGTTATGACTGTCGCCTTGACGATTACAAATTGGTTAGAATTGCGGCAG CCCTTCATTGGGCAAGCTCTGTCAAAGCAATTAACTCCAATGTTATAGTCTCTTTTGATGTAACTAGTGAAACATTCGTGGAATTTGTATATCCAGAAGAACATCGATTAGCGCAGCAAGGTAAATATGATTTTGTGGGTCTATTGGAAGACCGTCtttgtttgattgtttttcatgGCATAGTAAGACGCAATGGTATATGGGTAATGCCATACACTGATATATGGGTAATGCAATATTATGGAGTGAGAGAATCTTGGACGAAACAATTCAGTTTGACAGCACATACATTTTTCGATGTGGATCCCTTAAAGCTGGCATAG